TGGTCGATTGCTCAACTTGGTGGATCGCAGTACCGGGTGGCTTATCGTCACCATTGTCGGCCTTCTTACAGCCTTAGTTGCGTTTGCAATCATTCGGGCCGAGCAATGGCTCTTCGATATCAAAGAAGGCTATTGTGTCGAAGGATGGTGGCGCGCCATGCGCTTTTGCTGCCCAGCGAGCCTTGATTCGCAAAGCTTGAGAATGGCAAAAGTGCCCGCTCCTATCGAAGTGTGCGAAGCCTGGAGGACTTGGGCACAAGTATTTGACTCTGTTGGAGATGATTCCGGTTCGGAAAGCGGCCTGGAGTTGTGGGCAATCGAATATATCACTTATATGGCCATTGCTGTGAGTACAAACGGTCATATCCAGATACCCAGCCTTGGCTAACTTGGCATTAGCTTGTCTTGGCACTTGCGTCGTCGTTCCTGACCATAAACCTTACCGCATCGACCTCATTTGTCTCCAATAAAGACTCTGGAGTTCTTGGTCCTGCTTTCGATTCGGGCAAGAATCTGGGGACTACCACTCCTCCGAAAAACAATGGACTTGTACCCAGAAAGGTTCTGTACTATGTAGGTGTCTCCCAAAACTGCGCCAATGACTCCCGATACTTACATGACTTGTAGGCCGCAGGTAGCGGTATTCCAGAGATTAAGACCATATTATCGGGATTCGTCATGCACGGATATCTGGGTGGCCGGACGTTGTTTACCAAGTCGGTAGGACTTGCTCTCAGTGTGGCCAGTGGGCTCTCGCTAGGTACGTTGCGTCGACTTGTCCAATTGAAATAAACCGCAAAACTGACAAATTACATGAAATCAAGGCAAGGAAGGCCCGTTCGTGCACATCGCAAGCTGTGTCGGAAACATTGTCTCTCGTTTCTTTTCTAAATACGAAACAAATGAAGGAAAACGCCGAGAAATTCTTAGCGCAGCTTGTGCAGGTGCGCTTcactcttttttttttcgaaTAACCACTTGGAGGACGTCTAACGTGTTCGTATTTCAGCTGGAGTAGCCGTAGCATTCGGTGCGCCAGTCGGAGGAGTCTTGTTTTCTCTCGAGGAGGTTTCCTATTTCTTCCCACCAAAGGTTATGTGGCGCAGCTTTTTCTGTGCTATGGTTGCCGCGGCCACTCTCAAATTCCTTGACCCATTCGGAACTGGAAAGGTTAGTATGGTATTGTACGAACTTGAGCAGGAGCTTACTGCGTAAACCAGATTGTTCTATTTCAAGTAACGTATGACAGAGATTGGCATGCATATGAACTCGGACTGTTCTTAATACTGGGAGTAGTTGGGGTCAGTTATCTCTATTTAGCAAGCGCACTCAGATCTTAATCTAAGTAATCAACACACAGGGAGTCTTTGGAGCCTACTTTTCCAAGTTAAACTACCGCTGGAGTCGATATGTCCGCGGAGGCACATGGTTGAAGACGCATCCGATGGCGGAAGTTGCGATGGTGAGTCGGATAGATAAACCGCATCGAGCATACGGCTCAATGACCCCCGTGCACCGCGTGCTCTTTAACCGTTTGGCACTGTGTGCACACAGGTCACATTCTTGACAACGCTTCTTTGCTTCCTCAATCCGTACACGCGAATGGGCGGGACAGAGCTCGTGTACAACTTGTTTGCCGAGTGTCGGCTGGGCGATTGGCACGAAGGACTCTGCGTTACACCTGACAGGTCTGCAACCTAAAAACCATCCGCTTCTTGCCTGGGCTGCTTCTCACGTCACCACAGGAAGGAAGAGGTCGGGGCCGTTGTGAGCGCGATCGGGACTGCGCTTTTGGTCAAGGGCGCTCTTACCGTTATTACCTTTGGAATTAAACTGCCTGCTGGTATATTTATTCCCACACTCGGGTAGCCATCTGTTACGTTTTCTCTTGTCTGTGACTTGAGacggagggggggggggagtaCGATAATGGCCCAATGGCCCTCCTCGCCATCGGGGAAAGTACCCCGTATGTGGCGCGTCCTGTGCGATTCTTCTCGGATATGCACGGAGCGTACGACCTTTTGGACGACCTAATTATAGGCTATTTGTTTGCTGGTATAAGAAAGGATATTAAGTTTCTCTGACTTCCTCTCTTCTTTTTCCTCGATTTAGAGTCGGTGCATGCTTTGGCCGGATCGTTGGACTTGGGGTTCAGCATCTTCACTGGACACATCCTAGCCTTCCTATTTTCGACGTGTGCAAAGGCGACCTCTATTGCGTGAATCCTGGCGTATATGCAATGGTCGGAGCTGCGGCTGCGCTGTCGGGTGTTACGGTCAGTGAGCCATAATTGATTGTTGTGTGCGTAACACTGACGGAATGTGGTTACTTTAATTTGGGCCGTGCTCGCCGAAACTCGACTACTTCATCATTGAACTCACCATGTACCATGGCTCTTGATTATATGGGCGCCTTTTGAACTTGCTTCTCCTATCACCTCATCGTGTACCATACCGGTGTCTTGCTGACGATGCGGCTCCGAAACTCCCGGCGGTTCTTGATTGTGGAATAATACACACAGCGCACTACTATCTCCCTCGCAGTAATTATGTTCGAACTCACGAAGACAATGTCTTACGTTATTCCCGTCATGCTATCTGTGTGGTGCCAAAACAGTAGCTGATGCTCTCGAACCCAAGGGAATCTACGATTTGGTCATCGAGTGCGTGACTACTTTATTTATTTATGCGATCGCAGCTGACCAGGATATATAACCTATCCTTCCGTAATCCTGCTTGACACTTACGGATGCAGACTGTCTCAGCTGCCTTATCTGGACTACAAGCACGAATACCTATGGGGTGCTCTCCAGGTCTCTGATGTAACTGATCGAAAGGTCGAGACTATCGTTGTAGAAGAAGACAACACCGTCCGAGCACTCCGGGACAAGCTTCTTGTGGCGGTCCGTGATGGAAATGGGGACGGAGGCATTCCGATTCTTCAAAGAGAAGACGCAGGCTATAGGATGGTCGGGTATATCGGTACCAGCGAACTTGAGCACGCATTAAGTGAGTTACAATTGCTGCCGGCGGTCAGTGTGCGGGTCCATAACATCCTAACATTTATTAGCAATTCTCGCGGATGCCCCTGATGAAGTGTGTAGATTCCATGCTACTGCGCCCCCACAACCAGCCTTTGGTGCCTCTTCAGTCTCGTCGCTGTATGATACACCTGGCCAGGACCCATTTGATCTTACCATTTACATGGATCAAGCGGTAAGCGTGTCGTTTCTGGTCGAATTCACGTGGGGAACTCACCACTATATTGCTTCCGTGTCTTATTATAGCCGTTGACTGTCCCAGCTCATGCACCTCTCGAATTGGTGCACCAGTTGTTTACTAAGCTCGGTGCACGATATGTAGTTGTCACTAACAAAGATGGAATGTGTGAGTAGCAATCGGCGAAACGTATTTTCTGACTCGTGAACGCTCACTATTAACCTATTTGGCAGACGAAGGAGTGATTGACAAGAATCTATGGCTGGCTTTCTTGCTGACTTGGAAGCGAAGCATGTACACGCGTGATTGTTTTTGACAATAACTTGTAACCCTTCCCGATGTAACCGGGAGTCTTCTTCGAAATTTTAATCATCACCCACGCCTTTGGACGTTATAGCTGTCTCCCACTTTGAGTTGTGCTCGAATTACTGCTGAAGAAGCAGAAGGTAAACTCTTTTCCACGTGCAAACCGAGGTTGCATGGGCCAATGAGGCTTCCTCTCTCAACTTGGCATAGTGTCCTCCAATCATATCGATATGAGAGTGGCCGGGCGAAAGTTGCATCCACGTATTAGGATCGCTTGCCGCCTATGCTATGTTCTCAATCGGCTTCTGTGGGTGTGATAAATGTGTGAAGATACAAACACGCCATCCTGCCTTTTAAGAGTTCCATCGCTCGTTCATCCGACAACCATACCCGACAACCCCCGCAGCCATGCACCGCTCCGAACAGGTACCCCCAGATCTCAGCCTAGTACTAGTCGCTCTAATCAATCACCAGTCTATCTGTCATTAATATCAACCAAAATTGATTTCCTGGATACGGTGTTGATCAACCGAGGGTCAGGGAGGCCTTTGTATGCGACCATTACTGAACGGGAGTGCACTAGCGTTTATGCAATTGATCGCAGTATGGAACTTCACAAAGTATGCAGCAAATACACCATTAACAGCTGGGCTAACAGCTAATCACGAACCATATGTAGATTATGACTATCAATTGGGGCCAAGGGAAGAAACCCAATCGAACAACTCTCACTAATCATGCAAACGAAACAGTCCTCTTGAACGATGTCTCTACGCCCAACCAAAGTGCAATGGACTCTCTTATGGGGAAACAGAAACAAATCGAGTAAGTGGCTGACCATAGTTTTCTTGAGTTGAAAGCTGAGTTGGCTCCGTTCCAAGGCGAAATTATGCATATGGTCGATTTAGCTCTCGATGGACTGCGAGGCACCGAATCTTGGTATGACTCCTATTACGGGATCCACTATTGCTATCGGAAACAACCAGTTGCAGCCCCACTTGATCATGAGCATTCTGAACCATCTACCTCGGCATCACCCATCCAAATGAGAAACTGTTTGCCGTCATGGTACTCTCACACTTGCCGGCAAACCCGGCATCACTATTGACATACACTCACGAGATCTACCACAACGAATAATGCATGAAGATGGATTTTCAGACTTGGATCATGTCGTCCTGAGTGCCTTTTGTTGTCGCAACAGGGGGGAGAAAGCGCGGAAAAGAGCCCGAGGGTTGGCTAATGAAGCACAATTACAGGAGCATTTAAGGGCCCAACGGCAAATCTATCGGACTCGGTCAAATGAAACGTTACCGCTCTACCGAGCATGTCCGTCTATGGAGGTCCTCCCACCTGCATACGCGTCCCGTGCtagtctccaagtgattacTAGCTCCAGGCCTTGAGCATAGCCAAGGCCCTATTAATAGTTACATTGCTTAGTTTTATTATATTTTTGTGAATGTATTCGGATTTGTATCTTTCAGGAGTTGTAAGATAGAAAACTTGTTGGAGATTTAAGGGTATAGATTTATTCCAGAAAACTAAAGATACGGCAAAGAATGACAAAAGTCCACCAGCAGTCAAGAGTAGCAAAGAGCATAGTCATATAGCAAGAAATGGCTTGTCATAGAAAGCTCATCGTTCAAGAATGACTTAAAGCTCCTTGAGATCCTTGTGGTAAGGGTCAGCATGAGCAACAGTGATGCTAATGTTGAGGGCCTGGTTGCGGTAAGAAGGCAAAGCTTGGTTTTCAACGGTATCCTTGTCAAAGGTGGTGCGGTGATCGGTAATGATCAAGTTGTAACGTCCGGGCTGGGTGTGTTGGGGAATCGTGATCGACTCCTTAATCACGTCAGTGATCGGGTGGAATTGTTTGATCTACAGAGCCAAGGTCAATAGAGGTTAATGTTGAAGCAACGCAGGTACATACGCCGCGAATGTTATGACGGCCGGCGCGTTGCAAGCCAACCTCGGTCTCGTAAGTGACGAACGAGTCAGAGGGCTTTTGACAAGAGTCAGCAGGCGAGTCTAGCTGGATGACAGAACACCGTACCTTGTTGATGTAGTGCAAGGCAAAGGCTTCACCAGCACGAACGacatagccttgaggaggcTGGAGGATGATGATATCTCCCATAGCGCGAGGAATAGTGGGAGGGGCAATGATGGTAGCCGAGGCAGTCAAGGCAGTCAAGAAGAGGGTGGCAACGGAGAACATCATCTTGAACAAAGAAGTGACTAGGAAAACAACTGCTGGTGGATGAAGGGGAGAAAGTATCCTGTCGGCTCTGGGTGTTGAGCGTTGCTATTTAATACCTGGGCTGGCATGTATGGGCGTGTTTGAAGGCGACCCGGTGCTCCACACGCGCCGAGCGCAGCAAGGACATTGCGTGCTTCCCTATGTTGAAGGATGTCTGGCGGGAGAGGCTCAAGAAAGGCGCTAGTGTGGATCGGTCCCTGTTTCATTCAAAACCCTTGTCTAATGCCGTGATTTAAGAAGTGTGAAGTAGCCAACATTGGAGATACACATGTACTTATCGCGACTTTATCAGAATGCGAATGCTCCAATGGATAACTTGCACAATACATGTGCCTGTTAAGTTTACAAAATAGGCATACGAGTGTGCGGTCTTCACGCGACGAGCACACTCAGACCATTTCCCGGGATCTGATGTTATCATTTTTGGCAGGGTCTTCTTGATTCAGTTGATGACTAATAACTTCATCAAAAGCCCAGGCACATTGGATCGTGTCGCAACAACAAAACTCCGGATGTTTAATCAATGACAAACATATCGACTTACAAACAAGCCTGTTCCAACAACGATGTTGGTGCATATCAAACTACCAGCAATTTATATAGCTTTACCCGAGCCAAATGCCACATGTATGTATCCATATTCATTAAAACGTGCTGATTACGCATCTACAACAAAGTTTGGTTCGTGGGCAAGAAGTAGAGAAATGGGCAGCTGATCGCTAAGCCGGTGCATATACCCAAGTAAGTGCGCGCCAATCTCAAGTAACCGGTCGGGTATGCACGCACCTGTGTTTGTCCCAAGGTGGGCTGGAGTCTGATTCAGCGCATTTAATTGATAAATGTAGACAATTGATCAACTTCCAACACCGGTATTTTCCTGTTGTTCACGCGGTCTAGACATACGCATAGCAGAAGGTACCTCCAGAATAGGGTTATGCGTCAGTTACGCGGTAGAAAGTCATGAAAGAATGTGGTGTTGTTGGAAATTTTACGACACTGAGATCGTTTGAACGCCCAATCAGAATGTCTGGGCGTCTGGCAGCTGTCTGCCCACGAAGAGATTTGGCGCTTCTCCGTGACAGTGCCCCATCGAGCCGAACATGGAAATTATATTATGTGGTGTCCTCTTTTAACCCCCCAGATTATGTAATAACAGATCTGGTGGTTGTGAAACGATTCAGTATTACTGTTGAAAGATAATCTACCCTGTCATACGATCTTTGAGTTTAACATTCTTCAGGGTTATCCACCTGTTTGGCCAAATCATTTATTGTGTTATCTAATAACCATGTACTGCACAGTACAATAACCTTGGCATAATAAAACAAGGGAAGGAAAACGGTGCCATATGGGGGGATCATGAGATACCACCACACCATTATGCTTCCGTTGGTTTCGTTATACCGAATAGTACTTACAGTCGGGCTCTTGGCCTGTAGACCTTGTGTTGAAAAGCTGCGTGTTGCACCACTTTACCATTGATTTGTAAGGTGGGCTAGTGTCTTCCCATActgcaggtcaagagtccCGACTGCGTTTGAGTCTCACGACACTCGTCGATTTTGCAGTGGCCAAAATATGGAGCCGGCTACTCTTAGTACCCGGAATCGCTCGCTAAATGTGTCATGGCTCAGCCAAGGCTGATAATTTATTATCATTCTGGTCATGGGACTCTTAATATGCACAAGATCGCCAGTATTGGTAAAGAAGTCATCGAACTCACATTTAGGTTAATTTAAGGATACTTGTGGTAATTTGAGATATAATTGGCCACATACACGCATCATGGAACCACGATGCAATACGCATATAAAGCCAGGCATGCACGTTCATGTTTAGACTTCCAGAGTCCACCATGAGGCTTACTCTCCTTGCGGGTTTTGCGGTTTCGTTGGCTGCTCGGACACAGGCTGCGCCAACTGGCACCAATACCAGTGCACCTGTCGTATCGCTCCCGTATGCCCGATACCAGGGCTTCCACAACGAGACATCTGGCTTGGACGTATTCTTGGGCATAAGATACGCACAAGCTCCAGTAGGTGAGTAAATATATGGTAATTCTACGGCGACATGGCTTAAGCATCATTCCAAGGCGATTTACGCTGGAGAGCCCCCAAATCTCCCATTCCCGTTAAAGAAACGCTACAGGCCACATCACAGCCTGCAAAATGCTTCCAGGTGAGTATATTCGAATGCGTTTGAGAGGTGGGCCCATTGTAAATGGTTACAGCTCAATATATTGGGTGACTCGGGTAGCACACCAGGCGTTCCTGACCCGACCGAGGATTGTTTATTCTTGAAGTGAGCTTTTCATGAGGCCGCCACCAGTATATCGCACTCACATTGGTCTAGTGTCTACGCACCACCGTTGAATACTCGCAAGAAGAAGCTCCCAGTTCTTGTGTGGATCCATGGTGGAGGCTACTTTGCGGGCTACGCCGCCAGCTACGACCCCACAACTATGATCCAAGCTTCGAATAATTCGTTTGTGGCTGTGATCATCCAATACCGTCTGGGAATGTTTGGTGGGTAGCCATCGTCGATAAATTCTTGTCTCGTCATTTGACTTCGGTCGCCGGTAGGCTTCCTCCCCGGATCCGAGATCAAGAAAAATGGAACGCTGAATGCTGGCCTTTGTAAGTCTACAGTATACATATCGTTTTCGGAGAATTGTCTAAACGGGTTTTTAGTGGATATGGAATTCGCGCTGAAATGGACTCGGAAAAATGTGCGTAGCGACCTTGCTTGCCGGTCTCATCTGGTTAACTAATTTGCTCGACAGATCCATTTGTTTGGTGGGAACCCAGATGACGTAACCATTTGGGGAGAATCTGCTGGAGCGGGAGGGGTCATGATGCAGGTCGTCGCGAATGGTGGCAAAACTGCGCCACCGTTGTTCAAACGTGCAATTGCAAGTTCGACGTATGTTCCACCTAATTATCGGTATGACGATCCTCAAGCGGAGGTATGATTATTCTCGTATGCCTTGCGGACGATGTGTTGAGTTTTATGTAGCTCCAATACGCCAGCTTGGTCAGCAATACTGGGTaaggcgcatatagctcATAAGCCTCGGTGTTGCAACTGAAAGATTCTCGATTATACAGCTGTGCAAATGCTACCAATACTCTGGCTTGCCTCCGAAGCTTAGACTATGCCACACTGGCTGCTGGAGCCACTCAACTACCTAGACCTGTTGTCGATGGATCTTTCCTTACTCAACGTCCCCAGCTGTCGTTGGCAAAGAAACAAGTAAACGGGGTATGTTTGGAAACTAAAAAACGACAACACCATACTTATAATGTATCCTTTTTACAGGAAAAGTTGATTAGCTTGTAGGTTTTCTCCGGTAATCATGACGAACCTAATACTGAAAATACCTGCGTCCATAGGCACAATGTAGATGAAGGCCGCATATTTGTTTCTCAAGACGCAAATAGCACAGTTCAGTCCTGGATGCAGCAACAATTCCCGGATCTGACCCAACAAAACCGCACTGTCATTGAAAATGCGTATCAAGTATTTGCAAGTAGTGGTGCTTCCGAGGCAGACAACGTATACACACTGCAGACTTGGATTTTTGGAGAGGCACAATTCGTTTGTCCAAGCTTCTGGTTGGTTGATGCGTTTTCAAAGAACGGTTACCAGGTACGCCATCTTTATGAAGGCAACAAGTCTAGGCTTTGATCGTAGCCGACCCCAGGGGCTGTTTGCTGTACCGCCCTCTCTGCATAGTTTGGACCTGAATGTTTACTTCCCAGGGTGAGTTCCAATATGTTCGGAAAGTTCACAGTGCGTTATAGTAAACGATTCTTTAGGTCATcttccatccagccagcaCAGCCCTTCTCGCAGAGCTTCTTCGATAGTTTTGTGGGCGCACTGTTATCCTTCATTCTAACAGGCACGCCAAATAGTAATCCTATTAACAAGAGTATCAATCCCAATTGGCCCTTGTACGACTCAAAGAACCCTAAGGGCATGAAGTTTAACGTTACTGCATCCGGAGATGCCAACGCCCAGTTCGAGGCTATTGATTCAGCACTTCGCCAACGTTGCAGGTGAGTGGTTGGCGGAGCTTGAGTGTGTATATGCACATCTGACCCCATGGACACTCAGTATCTGGCGCTCACTGGCCCCTTACACACCCCAATAAGGGCTTTATTTAATCCCAGTTGACAAAAAGACTGTCATTTAATGATTCATAACAAATAAGAGAGATATTTTTGTCTTTTTCACGATTTCAGCAGTGTTGAATCTTCTCTGCGAGTTCGGACGCAAAACGAATGTTTTCAAGAATTTGCGTTCAAATGATAGGTAAACATAGGCAGCCTAGATTGAAAAGCATAACACGCCAGCTAGTCATATGCGATAGTACAAAACGTGTCATCGAATTTTGACACAGCGGAACCAATCCTACTCTAGTTCCAGGTAGTATCGGCAGTAGGCTCATTGCCCCAGGTGGTGCCGGCAGGCTCGGCAGCCCAGTCAGCGGTGTTGCCGGCAGGATCAGCGGCCCAGTCAAGTCCTAAAATAAACGTAAATATTGGGATTTCCTTTTTAATCGCTAAATCACGTACCAGCATCGCCTATAACGGCGGCGGCTCCTGCGTTGGTAGGAGCAGCAGAAGCATCCCAGTCGGTCACTGGCTGAGCAGAATCGTCGCCTGCACCAGGAACTCCAGTGGTAGCGGGCTtttcctgctcctgctcctcctgAGGATCACGGTAGAAGAACATGTCAACCATGACGTTCCAGCCATCGGGCGTGCGAGGAACGGTACCGCGCAGCCTCAAGACTTCACGGGCAAGAAGCCACCAGATGAGACCAATCGAGTTCTTCGACTTGTTGTTGGTAGGGATCGCAACGTCGACGAACTTGAGGGGAGCATCGGTGTCGCACAAGGCAATAACGGGAATGTTAACGTAAGATGCCTCGCGGATGGCCTGGTGATCGACGCGAGGGTCCGTAACGATAATGAGGCGGGGTTCCTTGAACGAGCGGGTGATGTAATTGGTGAAGTTACCAGGAGTGAATCGGCCAGCAATTGCCTGAGCACCAGTGTTTGCGGCAAACTTCAAAACCGCACGTTGGCCGTAAGGACGAGCCGAGATGGCGACAACATCCGACGGGTTTTCAATTGCAGCGATAATGCGAGCTGCCAACACGAGCTTTTCCCAGGTCTTTCCAATG
The window above is part of the Rhizoctonia solani chromosome 7, complete sequence genome. Proteins encoded here:
- a CDS encoding carbohydrate esterase family 10 protein, giving the protein MRLTLLAGFAVSLAARTQAAPTGTNTSAPVVSLPYARYQGFHNETSGLDVFLGIRYAQAPVGDLRWRAPKSPIPVKETLQATSQPAKCFQLNILGDSGSTPGVPDPTEDCLFLNVYAPPLNTRKKKLPVLVWIHGGGYFAGYAASYDPTTMIQASNNSFVAVIIQYRLGMFGFLPGSEIKKNGTLNAGLLDMEFALKWTRKNIHLFGGNPDDVTIWGESAGAGGVMMQVVANGGKTAPPLFKRAIASSTYVPPNYRYDDPQAELQYASLVSNTGCANATNTLACLRSLDYATLAAGATQLPRPVVDGSFLTQRPQLSLAKKQVNGEKLISLHNVDEGRIFVSQDANSTVQSWMQQQFPDLTQQNRTVIENAYQVFASSGASEADNVYTLQTWIFGEAQFVCPSFWLVDAFSKNGYQGLFAVPPSLHSLDLNVYFPGSSSIQPAQPFSQSFFDSFVGALLSFILTGTPNSNPINKSINPNWPLYDSKNPKGMKFNVTASGDANAQFEAIDSALRQRCSIWRSLAPYTPQ
- a CDS encoding ClC voltage-gated chloride channel protein, producing the protein MAEDLYASTGSLPARPGPLSAPSSPHWRRRRLLNIGTPSADHSPTATFSAHDIPNSAASTGFPSYGTMPRTQSQRTLHPFPSPDGPLLGVNLRSNRPTSFFGTLGRRAPAAYDGQTNIDTVQETGEDEGARINGVRVWYSSFTSIDWLHDAIKDSARTLHIRRRQSARGRLLNLVDRSTGWLIVTIVGLLTALVAFAIIRAEQWLFDIKEGYCVEGWWRAMRFCCPASLDSQSLRMAKVPAPIEVCEAWRTWAQVFDSVGDDSGSESGLELWAIEYITYMAIALVLALASSFLTINLTASTSFVSNKDSGVLGPAFDSGKNLGTTTPPKNNGLVPRKVLYYAAGSGIPEIKTILSGFVMHGYLGGRTLFTKSVGLALSVASGLSLGKEGPFVHIASCVGNIVSRFFSKYETNEGKRREILSAACAAGVAVAFGAPVGGVLFSLEEVSYFFPPKVMWRSFFCAMVAAATLKFLDPFGTGKIVLFQVTYDRDWHAYELGLFLILGVVGGVFGAYFSKLNYRWSRYVRGGTWLKTHPMAEVAMVTFLTTLLCFLNPYTRMGGTELVYNLFAECRLGDWHEGLCVTPDRKEEVGAVVSAIGTALLVKGALTVITFGIKLPAGIFIPTLGVGACFGRIVGLGVQHLHWTHPSLPIFDVCKGDLYCVNPGVYAMVGAAAALSGVTVIADALEPKGIYDLVIELSQLPYLDYKHEYLWGALQVSDVTDRKVETIVVEEDNTVRALRDKLLVAVRDGNGDGGIPILQREDAGYRMVGYIGTSELEHALTILADAPDEVCRFHATAPPQPAFGASSVSSLYDTPGQDPFDLTIYMDQAPLTVPAHAPLELVHQLFTKLGARYVVVTNKDGMYEGVIDKNLWLAFLLTWKRSMYTRDCF
- a CDS encoding ribosomal protein S2, which produces MASKYPAALNPTEEDIQLLLSAQAHLGTKNCDKQMEPYVWKRRADGIHIINIGKTWEKLVLAARIIAAIENPSDVVAISARPYGQRAVLKFAANTGAQAIAGRFTPGNFTNYITRSFKEPRLIIVTDPRVDHQAIREASYVNIPVIALCDTDAPLKFVDVAIPTNNKSKNSIGLIWWLLAREVLRLRGTVPRTPDGWNVMVDMFFYRDPQEEQEQEKPATTGVPGAGDDSAQPVTDWDASAAPTNAGAAAVIGDAGLDWAADPAGNTADWAAEPAGTTWGNEPTADTTWN